One window of uncultured Trichococcus sp. genomic DNA carries:
- a CDS encoding 6-phospho-beta-glucosidase, whose translation MALDKDFLWGGALAAHQFEGGVLNTSKGLSVADVMTAGAHGVPRVITDGVVEGNYYPNHVGIDFYGRYKEDIALFAEMGFKCFRTSIAWSRIFPNGDEAEPNEEGLQFYDDVFDELLKYGIEPVITLSHFEMPYHLAKEYGGFMNRKTVDFFVKFSEVCFKRYKDKVKYWMTFNEINNQMNYKNDIFGWTNSGAHFGDYPNPEEAMYQCGHYELVASALAVKIGKEINPDFQIGNMIAMVPIYPYSCRPADMVLSNQMMHDRWFFCDVQCRGHYPAYALKMFERKGFNLDITEADQKALAEGTVDYIGFSYYMSNCVDSTVNKDVSKSLDGSSAHSVKNPFIKESDWGWAIDPEGLRYALNQFYERYEKPLFIVENGFGAIDVKEEDGSCHDPYRIDYLKSHIEEMKKAVEEDGVDLMGYTPWGCIDCVSFTTGEMKKRYGFIYVDRDNEGNGTLERSKKDSFDWYKQVIASNGEDLA comes from the coding sequence ATGGCATTGGATAAAGACTTTTTGTGGGGCGGCGCATTAGCTGCCCATCAGTTTGAAGGAGGGGTTCTGAACACTTCCAAAGGTTTGAGCGTAGCGGACGTCATGACAGCAGGAGCGCACGGCGTTCCCCGCGTCATCACGGATGGTGTGGTCGAAGGCAATTATTATCCGAACCACGTCGGCATCGACTTCTACGGCCGCTACAAAGAGGATATCGCTTTGTTCGCAGAAATGGGCTTCAAATGCTTCCGCACATCGATCGCTTGGTCGCGCATCTTTCCGAATGGCGATGAAGCAGAGCCGAATGAAGAAGGCCTGCAGTTCTATGATGATGTTTTCGATGAGTTATTGAAATACGGAATCGAACCGGTCATCACGCTTTCCCACTTCGAGATGCCTTATCATTTGGCCAAAGAATACGGCGGCTTCATGAACCGGAAAACTGTGGATTTCTTCGTCAAATTTTCAGAAGTCTGCTTCAAACGCTACAAGGACAAAGTGAAATATTGGATGACCTTCAATGAAATCAACAACCAAATGAACTACAAAAACGATATCTTCGGCTGGACCAACTCGGGCGCGCACTTCGGCGATTATCCCAATCCGGAAGAAGCGATGTATCAATGCGGGCACTATGAATTGGTCGCCAGCGCATTGGCTGTCAAAATCGGCAAAGAGATCAACCCGGATTTCCAAATCGGGAACATGATCGCCATGGTGCCGATCTATCCGTATTCCTGTCGTCCGGCTGACATGGTATTGTCGAACCAGATGATGCACGATCGCTGGTTCTTCTGCGATGTGCAATGCCGCGGCCACTATCCTGCCTATGCTTTGAAGATGTTCGAACGCAAAGGCTTCAACCTGGATATCACCGAAGCAGACCAAAAAGCTTTGGCGGAAGGCACAGTCGACTACATCGGCTTCTCTTACTACATGAGCAATTGCGTCGATTCGACCGTAAATAAGGATGTATCGAAATCTTTGGACGGTTCCAGTGCGCACTCCGTGAAGAATCCGTTCATCAAGGAGTCCGACTGGGGCTGGGCGATCGATCCGGAAGGACTGCGTTATGCCTTGAACCAGTTCTATGAGCGCTATGAAAAACCGTTGTTCATCGTCGAAAACGGCTTCGGTGCGATCGACGTCAAGGAAGAGGATGGCAGCTGCCACGATCCTTACCGCATCGACTACCTGAAGTCGCATATTGAAGAGATGAAAAAAGCCGTCGAAGAGGACGGCGTCGACCTGATGGGCTACACACCATGGGGCTGCATCGATTGCGTATCGTTCACGACCGGCGAAATGAAGAAACGTTACGGTTTCATCTATGTCGACAGAGACAACGAAGGCAACGGCACACTGGAAAGAAGCAAAAAGGATTCCTTCGACTGGTACAAGCAGGTTATTGCTTCCAACGGGGAAGACTTGGCTTAA
- a CDS encoding SemiSWEET transporter translates to MIGIIAAFLTTLSFIPQAWQVIKTKDTSGISLGMYTMFVAGVFLWMIHGINIRDVAIIAANGITFVLASIILAYKIKYK, encoded by the coding sequence ATGATAGGTATCATAGCAGCATTTTTAACAACGCTATCGTTCATCCCGCAAGCATGGCAGGTTATCAAAACAAAGGATACATCCGGCATTTCACTAGGCATGTACACCATGTTTGTGGCTGGGGTTTTTCTATGGATGATCCACGGAATCAATATCCGGGATGTCGCCATCATTGCAGCGAACGGCATTACATTTGTGTTGGCATCAATCATCTTGGCTTATAAAATCAAATATAAATAA
- a CDS encoding MurR/RpiR family transcriptional regulator, translating into MLIRERLENFDFSNSEQKIVTYILEKKAAIQEMTTKEIAEATYTSPSTLVRIAHKMNFSGWSDLKEAFLKEEEYLQKHFSEINANLPFHRNDTIMSIASKIAALEKESIDDTLSLITHDDLQKAIQIIRKSSYTSLFAVSNNLLITQEFQHNMSRIKKRVDICLLQGETIFKAHLADPSSCAIIVSYSGETTILNETIQYLKANKIPIIAITNIGDNTTARLADCVLRICTREKLYSKIATFSTDSAIVYLLDVLYSCIFALDYDANLQLRISTSKMIEAGRSSTVAIIKEEDHVSG; encoded by the coding sequence ATGCTTATCAGAGAACGACTGGAGAATTTTGATTTCTCAAACAGCGAACAAAAGATAGTAACTTATATACTGGAGAAAAAAGCGGCCATCCAGGAAATGACCACCAAAGAGATTGCCGAAGCGACATACACTTCCCCTTCCACATTGGTAAGGATTGCCCATAAGATGAACTTCAGCGGCTGGAGCGATTTGAAGGAAGCTTTCTTGAAAGAAGAAGAATATTTGCAGAAACACTTCAGTGAAATAAACGCTAACCTGCCTTTTCACCGTAATGATACCATCATGTCGATTGCAAGTAAAATTGCTGCCCTGGAAAAGGAATCCATTGATGACACCTTGTCGCTGATTACCCATGACGACCTGCAGAAGGCCATCCAGATCATCCGGAAGTCTTCCTATACCAGTCTTTTTGCAGTCAGCAACAACCTTTTGATCACGCAGGAATTCCAGCACAACATGTCACGGATCAAAAAACGGGTGGACATCTGCTTGCTGCAGGGCGAAACGATCTTCAAGGCGCACCTGGCGGATCCTTCCTCCTGCGCGATCATCGTCTCCTATTCCGGAGAAACTACGATATTGAACGAGACGATCCAATATTTGAAAGCGAACAAGATCCCCATCATCGCCATCACCAATATCGGAGACAATACGACCGCCCGGCTTGCGGATTGCGTGCTCCGGATCTGCACACGGGAGAAGCTCTATTCAAAAATCGCCACCTTCTCCACCGACAGCGCCATTGTGTACCTGCTGGACGTGCTCTATTCCTGCATCTTCGCGCTCGATTACGACGCCAACCTGCAGCTGCGGATCAGCACTTCCAAGATGATCGAAGCCGGCCGATCCTCAACGGTGGCTATCATCAAGGAAGAGGATCACGTTTCTGGATGA
- a CDS encoding GNAT family N-acetyltransferase, with product MAITLKKCGSEDLADLQAIGIETFTDTFAAYNTPEDMQAYLDKAYDPEKLKAELSTEGSTFYFLYDDEELAGYMKVNVAAALTEEMGADSLEVERIYIRPAFKRKGLGRFLIDKAIEIARGQDKNLIWLGVWEHNVNAIAFYEKMGFVRTGAHSFFMGDDEQTDFIMTKKLH from the coding sequence ATGGCAATCACACTGAAAAAATGCGGCAGCGAAGACTTAGCGGATCTTCAAGCAATCGGCATCGAAACGTTCACTGACACGTTCGCGGCCTACAACACTCCGGAAGACATGCAGGCATACCTGGACAAGGCCTACGATCCGGAGAAGCTGAAGGCGGAGCTTTCGACTGAAGGTTCGACCTTCTACTTTCTGTATGACGATGAGGAACTTGCAGGCTATATGAAGGTCAATGTCGCTGCGGCCCTGACGGAAGAGATGGGAGCTGATTCATTGGAAGTGGAGCGGATCTACATCCGGCCGGCCTTCAAGCGCAAGGGACTCGGACGCTTCCTGATCGACAAAGCGATCGAAATCGCCCGCGGGCAAGACAAGAATCTGATCTGGCTCGGCGTCTGGGAACACAATGTAAATGCCATCGCTTTTTATGAAAAGATGGGCTTTGTCCGTACCGGCGCGCATTCGTTCTTTATGGGCGACGATGAGCAGACCGACTTCATCATGACGAAGAAGCTGCATTGA
- a CDS encoding MarR family transcriptional regulator yields the protein MAEILREIGMIARALESIANIEFKEYDLTRGQYLYLIRICENPGIIQEKLAEMIKVDRTTASRAIKKLESNGFIAKKSDSANRKIKHIFPTEKGNAVFPNISRENEHSERVALQGLSEDESALLIGLLQKVRKNVEGDWEYVKKGNKRNY from the coding sequence ATGGCGGAAATTCTTCGCGAAATCGGCATGATCGCCCGGGCTTTGGAGTCGATCGCGAATATCGAGTTCAAGGAGTACGACCTGACGCGAGGGCAGTACTTGTACCTTATCCGAATCTGCGAAAATCCGGGCATCATCCAGGAAAAGCTGGCGGAAATGATCAAAGTGGACCGCACGACGGCTTCGCGCGCCATCAAAAAGCTGGAATCGAACGGATTCATCGCAAAGAAATCCGACTCCGCTAACAGAAAGATCAAACATATTTTCCCGACAGAAAAAGGCAATGCGGTCTTCCCGAACATCAGCAGGGAAAACGAGCACTCGGAACGGGTGGCGCTGCAGGGTTTATCGGAAGATGAATCAGCGCTTCTCATCGGTCTGCTCCAAAAGGTTAGGAAAAACGTCGAAGGTGACTGGGAATACGTGAAGAAAGGCAATAAACGAAACTACTGA
- a CDS encoding MerR family transcriptional regulator: protein MRIAQVSKEKNISLDSLRYYERIGLIPPVKRIKGGIREYSDEDLQWLDFMIAVRSAGVSIEPLIDYVRLCAEGLHTVPARRDLWVDECDLLEEKIFGLQETLAKIKGKVDHYDGMLKG from the coding sequence ATGAGAATTGCTCAAGTCAGCAAAGAGAAGAATATTTCGCTTGATAGTTTGCGTTATTATGAAAGGATCGGGCTTATTCCTCCCGTGAAACGGATCAAGGGCGGCATCCGAGAGTATTCGGATGAGGATCTGCAGTGGCTGGATTTCATGATAGCCGTGCGGTCAGCGGGGGTGTCGATCGAACCGCTGATCGATTATGTACGGCTGTGCGCAGAAGGCCTCCATACCGTTCCGGCCAGGCGGGATCTGTGGGTCGACGAATGCGACCTGCTGGAGGAGAAAATTTTCGGACTGCAGGAGACCTTGGCAAAAATTAAAGGGAAAGTAGATCATTATGATGGGATGCTGAAAGGATAG
- a CDS encoding carboxymuconolactone decarboxylase family protein, with protein MAISETAKKNHDELFPGHVSILAEKDPEFIEVFDNFAFDEVLQYTSLDVKERQKVLLAALIAMQCVNEFKAMAKGAMNVGVTPIELKEIVYQAVPYAGLGKVFDFLHAANEVLEERGITLPLEGQSTTTVENRFEKGLEIVREAAGDTVDNMLDTMPQNQKHFATFLADNCFGDFFTRSGLSIQERELLIFTMLASMGGAEPQMKGHIRNNLRVGNDKQKLLDTITVLLPFIGYPRTLTALNCLNEFAPEES; from the coding sequence ATGGCAATAAGCGAAACTGCAAAAAAGAACCATGATGAACTGTTTCCCGGGCACGTGTCGATATTGGCTGAAAAGGATCCGGAATTTATTGAAGTGTTCGATAATTTCGCGTTTGATGAAGTGCTGCAATACACCAGTTTGGATGTGAAAGAAAGGCAGAAGGTGCTGTTGGCGGCTTTGATCGCCATGCAATGCGTGAACGAGTTCAAAGCGATGGCTAAGGGTGCTATGAATGTAGGCGTCACGCCGATTGAGCTGAAGGAGATCGTCTATCAGGCTGTCCCTTATGCGGGCTTGGGGAAAGTGTTCGATTTCCTGCATGCGGCAAACGAAGTGTTGGAGGAAAGAGGGATTACGCTGCCGTTGGAGGGGCAGTCCACAACGACTGTCGAAAACCGTTTTGAGAAGGGCTTGGAAATCGTCCGCGAGGCTGCGGGGGACACTGTGGACAACATGCTGGACACGATGCCGCAGAACCAGAAGCATTTCGCCACTTTCCTGGCGGATAACTGTTTCGGTGATTTCTTTACCCGCAGCGGCTTGTCGATCCAGGAACGGGAATTGCTGATCTTTACTATGCTGGCTTCGATGGGCGGAGCTGAGCCGCAAATGAAGGGGCATATCCGCAACAACCTCCGTGTCGGCAATGACAAGCAAAAGCTGCTGGATACGATCACAGTATTGTTGCCGTTCATTGGGTATCCGCGGACGTTAACGGCGTTGAATTGCCTGAATGAATTCGCTCCGGAAGAAAGCTGA
- a CDS encoding aldo/keto reductase: MEYIKLGTTGLEVSKLCLGCMGFGEPERGREKWSIGEAESRDVIKKALDSGINFFDTANLYSAGSSEEIVGKALKDFANRDEIVLASKLYFPMFDGPNAKGLSRKSIFAEIDHSLKRLQTDYLDLYIIHRWDYGTPIEETMEALHDLVKMGKVRYIGASSMHAWQFAKAQFIAEKNGWTKFVSMQNLYNLLYREEEREMIPLLQDQKVAMTPWSPLAGGRLTRDIGTVTARASQAVEANLPAYIVASDNEVISRVHKLADERGITRGQVATTWMLSKDYVTAPLIGATKVKYLDDALGAFEIALSAAEIKYLEEAYVPRNITGYR; encoded by the coding sequence ATGGAATATATAAAATTAGGCACTACCGGTTTGGAAGTCTCAAAACTTTGTCTGGGTTGCATGGGCTTCGGAGAACCAGAACGCGGTCGGGAAAAATGGTCGATAGGTGAAGCGGAAAGCCGCGATGTCATCAAAAAAGCATTGGACTCCGGAATCAATTTCTTCGATACTGCGAATTTGTATTCTGCCGGATCCAGCGAAGAGATCGTCGGGAAGGCATTGAAGGACTTCGCCAACCGCGATGAAATCGTCTTGGCTTCCAAATTGTATTTCCCGATGTTCGACGGGCCGAACGCGAAAGGCTTGTCGCGCAAAAGCATCTTTGCGGAAATCGATCACTCTTTGAAAAGATTGCAGACCGATTATCTGGATTTGTACATCATCCACCGCTGGGATTACGGCACGCCTATCGAAGAGACGATGGAGGCCCTGCACGACTTGGTGAAAATGGGGAAAGTGCGTTATATCGGAGCCTCTTCCATGCATGCTTGGCAATTTGCGAAAGCCCAATTCATCGCCGAGAAGAACGGCTGGACAAAATTTGTTTCCATGCAGAACCTGTACAATCTTCTCTACCGGGAAGAAGAGCGCGAAATGATCCCTTTGCTGCAGGACCAAAAAGTGGCGATGACACCCTGGAGTCCGTTGGCGGGAGGAAGATTGACGCGGGATATCGGCACCGTCACAGCCCGTGCCAGCCAAGCCGTTGAGGCAAACCTACCCGCATACATTGTGGCTTCCGACAATGAAGTCATCTCAAGGGTCCATAAATTGGCCGACGAACGCGGCATCACCCGTGGACAAGTCGCGACTACCTGGATGCTGAGCAAAGACTACGTCACCGCCCCGCTGATCGGCGCGACAAAAGTGAAATACTTGGATGATGCCTTGGGTGCATTCGAAATTGCATTGAGCGCAGCAGAGATCAAGTATCTGGAAGAAGCCTACGTTCCAAGGAATATCACGGGATACAGATAG
- a CDS encoding glycoside hydrolase family 32 protein has product MKRKHFVLFSGLIALASLVFVIFSLITSRNYYAEEHRPQFHFSPEENWLNDPNGMVYYAGEYHLFYQHNPDGNQWGPMYWGHAISKDMINWDHKPIALEPDDLGTIFSGSAVVDWNDTSGFFDGGEGLVAIYTQNGEGQKQSIAYSKDKGRSWEKYDGNPVIPVDPEIKDFRDPKVFWHEETEKWVMSLAAGKKVMFYDSPNLIDWNFMSEFGEGAGAQGGVWECPDLFELPVDGDSDDTKWVLQVDIGDGAIAGGSGAQYFIGDFDGTTFTSIDEPDHINWLDYGADFYAGQSFSDIPDEDGRRIMIAWMSNWLYANRVPTEEWRGSMSVPRSLELKTTEDGSIKLFQHPVDELTALRDKELFRVENQVVDSIEAADLLDGIEADVFELNAEIQLNQPVDFGIKVRMSEENQDETVIGFSESKNELFVERSQSEELYFSPYFNGRHAVSINDSKVINLKILVDKNSVEVFLQNGEYAITDLIFPRDDSRGLKFYVEDGEVTINSLEIHSIKSTWN; this is encoded by the coding sequence ATGAAAAGAAAACACTTTGTTCTATTTTCTGGTTTAATAGCATTAGCCAGTTTAGTATTTGTTATCTTTAGTTTGATAACTTCAAGAAACTATTATGCTGAAGAACATCGCCCTCAGTTTCATTTTTCACCCGAAGAGAATTGGCTGAATGACCCAAATGGAATGGTTTATTACGCTGGTGAATATCACCTGTTTTATCAGCACAATCCGGATGGCAATCAATGGGGTCCAATGTATTGGGGCCATGCGATAAGTAAAGATATGATCAATTGGGATCATAAGCCCATTGCTTTAGAACCCGATGATTTAGGAACGATTTTTTCAGGTAGTGCGGTAGTTGACTGGAACGACACATCTGGATTTTTTGACGGTGGAGAAGGCTTGGTTGCGATTTACACACAAAACGGCGAAGGTCAAAAGCAAAGTATTGCTTACAGCAAAGATAAGGGTCGCAGCTGGGAGAAATACGATGGAAATCCAGTGATACCTGTCGATCCAGAGATAAAGGATTTTCGGGATCCCAAGGTGTTTTGGCATGAGGAAACAGAAAAATGGGTGATGTCACTTGCAGCAGGAAAAAAGGTAATGTTTTATGATTCCCCAAATTTAATTGATTGGAATTTCATGAGTGAGTTTGGAGAGGGCGCAGGTGCACAAGGAGGCGTATGGGAGTGCCCGGATTTATTTGAACTGCCGGTTGATGGCGATTCGGATGATACAAAGTGGGTATTACAAGTGGACATAGGTGATGGTGCCATTGCTGGTGGTTCCGGTGCGCAATATTTCATAGGGGACTTTGATGGAACAACATTTACAAGCATAGACGAACCAGACCATATCAACTGGCTCGATTATGGTGCTGACTTTTATGCAGGGCAATCTTTTTCGGATATTCCTGATGAAGATGGGCGTAGAATCATGATCGCTTGGATGAGTAATTGGTTATATGCCAACCGGGTGCCTACAGAGGAATGGCGAGGTTCAATGTCCGTTCCAAGGTCACTAGAATTGAAAACTACAGAAGATGGAAGCATAAAGTTATTTCAGCATCCAGTTGATGAGTTAACCGCACTTAGAGATAAGGAATTATTCAGGGTTGAAAATCAGGTAGTTGATTCCATAGAAGCTGCTGATTTATTAGATGGGATTGAAGCCGATGTATTTGAACTGAATGCTGAAATTCAACTAAACCAACCGGTAGATTTTGGAATCAAAGTCAGAATGTCTGAAGAAAATCAGGATGAAACGGTGATCGGCTTTTCTGAGTCAAAAAATGAACTGTTTGTTGAGCGTAGTCAGTCAGAAGAATTGTATTTCAGTCCTTATTTTAATGGGCGCCACGCAGTTTCAATCAATGACAGTAAAGTGATCAACCTAAAAATTTTGGTTGATAAAAATTCTGTTGAAGTTTTTTTACAAAATGGAGAATATGCAATAACAGATTTAATTTTCCCACGAGACGATAGTAGAGGGTTGAAATTTTATGTTGAAGACGGTGAAGTTACAATAAATTCGCTCGAGATACATTCTATTAAATCCACTTGGAATTAA
- a CDS encoding family 43 glycosylhydrolase codes for MKKWLSIGLGTIFIGGLILISKTDFFSNKTTIQQVYPRSNESFAGDPMPYFNGEEFMIYYLEDLRDDQTGFHPISLMTTTDFINYTDHGEVIPFVNDQNDQELALGTGSVIIDSDGLYHAFYTGHNGSLSPKEAIMHATSKNGVKWNKQPEHTFFADGQYEADDFRDPFVFYEEESQEYWMLVTARQNGTGVIARYTSTDLITWEDQGVFFINDFGNDSNLECPSLVFFEGKWYLAFSDQWNQRVVHYRIADNVNGPFVKPANLDHWDGSGFYAGRLETDGEKLYVVGWIPTKEQHRDNQNYNWAGNLAVHELIAKDDQLLPTLPESVKEQVNTVTFTNQTIPEGQSITFDANEETVLYSGNVVLDEQTKKWAFQFNGKEDQSILNVIFDTELNTVAYYNRSLDRMENYAPQTEMPFDFADRSSVTIKLVLEDDIVVLYLDDEIVLSNRMYQAKGSDWSIMAIEGHLKIES; via the coding sequence TTGAAAAAATGGCTAAGTATTGGTCTAGGCACTATCTTCATTGGAGGGTTGATCTTGATAAGTAAAACAGATTTTTTCTCTAATAAGACGACGATCCAACAAGTTTATCCGCGCTCGAATGAGAGCTTCGCTGGAGATCCAATGCCTTATTTTAATGGTGAGGAATTTATGATTTATTATTTAGAAGACTTACGAGATGATCAGACTGGATTTCATCCGATCAGTTTAATGACGACGACTGACTTTATTAATTACACAGATCATGGTGAAGTGATTCCATTTGTAAATGATCAGAACGATCAGGAGTTAGCTTTAGGGACTGGTTCTGTCATAATTGATTCAGATGGATTGTATCATGCATTTTATACCGGCCATAATGGATCATTGTCACCCAAGGAAGCAATTATGCATGCCACCAGTAAAAATGGAGTCAAGTGGAATAAGCAGCCCGAGCACACGTTTTTCGCTGATGGACAGTATGAAGCAGATGATTTCAGAGATCCTTTTGTGTTTTACGAAGAAGAATCTCAAGAGTATTGGATGCTTGTTACGGCTCGTCAAAATGGGACCGGTGTTATTGCTAGATATACTTCGACAGATTTAATAACATGGGAAGATCAGGGTGTTTTTTTTATAAACGATTTTGGAAACGATTCCAACTTGGAATGTCCATCACTTGTCTTCTTTGAAGGAAAATGGTATTTGGCATTTTCTGATCAATGGAATCAACGTGTCGTTCATTACCGTATTGCGGATAATGTCAATGGACCTTTTGTCAAACCAGCTAACTTAGATCATTGGGATGGTTCCGGATTTTATGCGGGAAGATTAGAAACAGATGGAGAAAAACTTTATGTAGTAGGCTGGATTCCAACAAAAGAACAACATCGTGACAATCAAAACTATAATTGGGCAGGTAATCTTGCTGTCCATGAATTGATAGCTAAGGATGATCAACTATTGCCGACGTTGCCTGAAAGCGTTAAAGAACAGGTGAATACGGTAACTTTCACAAATCAGACAATTCCTGAAGGCCAATCCATCACTTTTGATGCTAATGAGGAAACCGTTCTGTATTCTGGAAATGTCGTTTTAGACGAACAAACGAAAAAATGGGCCTTTCAATTCAATGGTAAAGAAGATCAATCGATTTTAAATGTTATTTTTGATACAGAACTAAATACAGTCGCATACTATAATCGTTCTTTAGATAGGATGGAAAATTATGCTCCACAAACTGAAATGCCCTTTGACTTTGCTGATCGATCTAGTGTAACTATTAAACTGGTCTTAGAAGATGATATTGTTGTCCTCTATCTGGATGATGAAATTGTCCTCTCAAATCGTATGTATCAAGCTAAGGGGAGTGATTGGTCAATCATGGCTATTGAAGGTCATCTAAAGATAGAATCATAA
- a CDS encoding Cof-type HAD-IIB family hydrolase → MIRLVALDLDGTLLDRQGLISDATRQTIQQVRGRGVKVVLCTGRPFYSLAPLLSQLDLTGAEEYVISFNGALLSDAQGGQALFEQPLPYEDYQAIKALSEQLQLAYHVQSQKGIYTSNTTIDPHTAYDGYLNKAPIHCVPDAYFRQIPIYKMMFVGTEEKLKRAIKQIPDIYAQRFNMMQSLDCFFEFLHSQASKGQTLQRLAKHLAIHPSEILAIGDNENDLSMLNFAGISVAMGNAEEPIKKNADYVTKTNEEEGVRHSLLQLLKHGVR, encoded by the coding sequence ATGATTCGGCTGGTTGCTTTGGATCTTGACGGTACATTGCTTGATCGGCAAGGCTTGATCTCCGATGCAACCCGTCAGACGATTCAACAAGTAAGAGGACGTGGCGTTAAAGTCGTTTTATGCACGGGTCGCCCATTTTATAGTCTAGCTCCTTTGCTCTCTCAGTTGGATCTGACCGGAGCAGAGGAGTATGTCATCAGCTTCAATGGTGCGTTACTTTCAGATGCACAGGGCGGGCAAGCCCTTTTTGAACAGCCACTTCCCTATGAGGATTATCAAGCCATCAAAGCATTGAGCGAGCAACTGCAACTGGCATACCATGTACAAAGTCAAAAAGGAATCTACACGAGCAATACGACAATCGACCCGCACACAGCCTATGATGGCTACCTCAACAAAGCACCCATCCATTGTGTTCCGGATGCGTATTTCCGCCAGATTCCGATTTACAAGATGATGTTTGTGGGCACTGAGGAAAAACTGAAGCGGGCAATCAAACAGATTCCAGACATATATGCACAGCGCTTCAATATGATGCAGAGTCTGGACTGCTTTTTCGAATTCTTGCATTCACAAGCCAGCAAAGGCCAAACCTTACAGAGGCTTGCCAAACACTTGGCCATTCATCCGTCTGAAATTTTGGCAATCGGCGATAATGAAAATGATCTTTCAATGCTAAATTTTGCCGGTATCAGTGTGGCAATGGGTAATGCCGAGGAACCAATCAAGAAAAATGCTGATTACGTCACCAAAACCAATGAGGAAGAGGGCGTACGGCATTCACTCTTACAATTACTGAAACATGGGGTAAGATAG
- a CDS encoding ROK family protein, which translates to MLKKLIGIDIGGTTIKMALFDATGTMLDKWQIPTNTEANGVSIPDEMVASIKKRLADKKQDSGELLGIGIGVPGPVDDLVVKRAVNLGWSDFPLKQLMEKRLNIPVVLLNDANAAALGELWQGSADQLRDIVFVTLGTGVGGGIIVDGKILNGRHASGGEIGHIPVQSEETRLCGCGNTNCLECYGSAKGMLKTMNQLAGEEVVSNTKEIFALIAQGDSRAQEALTITIDYLARAIAGILNTLDPEELVIGGGVSEAGEAFLTPLKTALDQYTFPQISGHIQLRKAALGNDAGVYGAAYQVLNAIEVVKV; encoded by the coding sequence ATGCTAAAAAAACTAATCGGCATCGATATCGGCGGTACCACAATCAAGATGGCGCTTTTCGATGCGACAGGGACCATGCTCGATAAGTGGCAAATTCCTACGAATACAGAAGCAAATGGGGTATCTATTCCCGATGAAATGGTTGCCAGCATCAAAAAAAGGCTGGCTGATAAGAAACAAGACAGCGGTGAACTGCTGGGAATCGGTATCGGTGTACCGGGACCGGTGGATGATTTAGTCGTGAAACGCGCGGTCAATCTGGGCTGGTCGGACTTTCCTTTGAAGCAATTGATGGAGAAAAGGCTGAATATTCCGGTTGTTTTATTGAATGATGCCAACGCAGCCGCTCTCGGTGAGTTGTGGCAAGGATCTGCCGACCAACTGCGCGATATTGTGTTTGTGACACTAGGAACTGGGGTTGGCGGCGGCATTATCGTGGATGGAAAGATTTTGAATGGCAGACACGCATCCGGTGGTGAGATCGGTCATATTCCGGTGCAGTCGGAAGAAACGCGCCTATGCGGCTGTGGGAACACCAACTGCTTGGAATGCTACGGATCGGCCAAAGGAATGCTCAAGACGATGAATCAGCTGGCAGGGGAAGAAGTGGTCAGCAACACGAAAGAAATCTTCGCATTGATTGCACAAGGAGATTCACGTGCGCAAGAAGCGCTGACAATCACGATTGATTACTTAGCCCGAGCGATAGCTGGAATTTTGAATACACTTGATCCAGAGGAATTGGTGATTGGTGGTGGCGTCTCTGAGGCGGGCGAGGCGTTTCTGACACCATTGAAAACGGCGTTGGATCAATACACCTTTCCACAGATTAGTGGGCACATTCAATTGCGCAAAGCAGCCTTGGGCAATGATGCCGGGGTGTATGGTGCAGCCTATCAGGTCTTGAATGCAATCGAAGTGGTGAAGGTATGA